A single genomic interval of Flavihumibacter rivuli harbors:
- a CDS encoding phosphoglycerate kinase — translation MINFSQYNFAGKKALIRVDFNVPLNEKFEITDDTRMRAAVPTIKKILADGGKVILMSHLGRPKDGPTEKYSLKHLVPHLAELLDGAPVLFANDCIGEQAYLTADMLRSGEVLLLENLRFYKEEEKGDEGFAQKLARLGDVYINDAFGTAHRAHASTAVIAQYFPKEGKMFGLLMEGEVTSAEKVLHQSEKPFTAIIGGAKVSDKILIIENLLERATDIIIGGGMAYTFMKAQGGNIGNSLCEDDRLDTARELIKKAEAKGVCIHLPSDSVIADKFDANANISIAPSNNIPAGWMGLDIGNEACEQFSNVIRRSRTILWNGPMGVFEMAKFQHGTKAIAEAVAAATQSGAFSLVGGGDSVAAVNQFGFTDKVSYVSTGGGAMLEYFEGKELPGIAAVKA, via the coding sequence ATGATCAATTTCAGCCAGTATAACTTCGCCGGCAAGAAGGCCCTCATCCGGGTAGATTTCAATGTTCCCCTCAATGAGAAGTTTGAGATCACGGATGATACGAGAATGCGGGCGGCTGTCCCAACCATCAAGAAGATCCTGGCCGACGGTGGTAAGGTGATCCTGATGAGCCATCTTGGCCGTCCCAAGGATGGTCCAACTGAAAAATATTCCCTCAAGCACCTCGTGCCCCATCTTGCTGAATTACTGGACGGGGCGCCAGTGCTCTTTGCCAATGACTGCATTGGAGAACAGGCCTACCTGACCGCGGATATGCTGAGGAGTGGTGAGGTCTTGCTCCTGGAGAACCTGCGCTTCTACAAGGAAGAGGAAAAAGGGGATGAAGGATTTGCCCAAAAGCTGGCCAGGCTCGGGGATGTTTATATTAATGACGCCTTTGGTACAGCTCACAGGGCACATGCTTCAACAGCCGTGATCGCCCAGTATTTCCCAAAGGAAGGAAAGATGTTTGGCCTACTCATGGAAGGTGAGGTGACTAGTGCCGAAAAAGTATTGCACCAATCTGAGAAGCCATTTACTGCTATCATCGGCGGAGCCAAGGTTTCTGATAAGATACTGATCATTGAGAACCTTCTTGAGCGTGCTACAGATATTATCATCGGGGGTGGTATGGCCTATACCTTTATGAAGGCACAGGGCGGTAATATTGGAAATTCCCTCTGTGAAGACGATAGGCTGGATACAGCAAGGGAGCTGATAAAGAAGGCAGAGGCCAAAGGTGTTTGCATTCACCTTCCTTCCGACTCAGTGATCGCTGATAAGTTCGATGCCAATGCGAATATTTCCATTGCACCCAGCAATAATATTCCTGCTGGTTGGATGGGATTGGATATCGGTAATGAGGCTTGTGAACAGTTCAGCAATGTGATCCGTCGTTCGAGGACCATTCTCTGGAATGGCCCCATGGGCGTTTTTGAAATGGCTAAGTTCCAGCATGGAACAAAGGCAATTGCAGAGGCCGTAGCTGCTGCAACTCAGTCTGGTGCTTTCTCCCTGGTGGGTGGCGGTGATTCCGTTGCCGCGGTAAACCAGTTCGGATTTACGGATAAAGTGAGTTATGTTTCTACCGGTGGTGGAGCGATGCTCGAATATTTTGAGGGCAAGGAATTGCCGGGTATCGCCGCAGTGAAAGCCTAA
- a CDS encoding LemA family protein, whose protein sequence is MNSKNLILILIFGVILLFGGCACNGYNGMVKMDENVKNKWANVQSDYQRRADLIPNLVNTVKGAANFEQETLTKLMEARAKATSVQIDPTNISPEKLAEFQQAQAGVSSALGRLLAVVENYPDLKANQNFRDLQAQLEGTENRIKVSRNDFNAAVQEYNGTVRTFPNNIFANMFGFRVKNGFQADPGAERAPEVKF, encoded by the coding sequence ATGAATTCAAAAAACCTGATTCTGATCCTCATCTTCGGAGTGATCCTTCTTTTTGGTGGCTGTGCCTGCAATGGTTACAATGGTATGGTGAAAATGGATGAAAACGTAAAGAACAAGTGGGCTAACGTTCAAAGTGATTACCAGCGAAGGGCCGACCTTATCCCTAACCTTGTGAATACGGTAAAGGGGGCTGCCAATTTTGAACAGGAAACCCTGACCAAACTGATGGAAGCAAGGGCAAAGGCGACTTCCGTACAAATTGACCCTACTAATATTTCCCCTGAGAAATTGGCTGAATTCCAACAAGCCCAGGCCGGTGTATCCAGCGCCTTGGGCAGGTTGTTAGCAGTAGTGGAGAATTATCCCGACCTGAAGGCCAACCAGAACTTCAGGGACCTGCAAGCGCAACTGGAAGGCACCGAGAACCGGATCAAGGTTTCCAGGAATGACTTTAACGCTGCTGTACAAGAGTACAACGGTACCGTAAGGACCTTCCCCAATAATATTTTCGCAAACATGTTCGGCTTCAGGGTGAAGAATGGATTCCAGGCTGATCCGGGAGCTGAAAGAGCACCTGAGGTGAAATTTTAA
- a CDS encoding TPM domain-containing protein, with the protein MGLFSFGRRISFLSNDEAARIVEKIRESEKRTSGEIRVFIESKCRFVNPIDRAAEVFWSLQMDHTDERNGVLIYVAAKDHQAAIWGDEGIHKAVGSDFWKNEVVNMLDHFRQNEYAKGIELVVSDIGEALSSHFPYKPGTDRNELPDDIVFGH; encoded by the coding sequence ATGGGATTGTTTTCATTTGGCAGGAGGATATCATTCCTTTCTAATGACGAGGCCGCTCGCATCGTTGAAAAGATCAGGGAATCTGAAAAGAGGACCAGTGGTGAGATAAGGGTATTCATCGAAAGCAAGTGCCGTTTTGTTAATCCGATCGACCGGGCTGCAGAAGTATTCTGGAGCTTGCAGATGGATCATACTGACGAAAGGAATGGTGTACTGATTTATGTGGCCGCAAAGGACCACCAGGCTGCTATTTGGGGTGACGAAGGTATTCATAAGGCTGTTGGTTCAGATTTCTGGAAAAATGAAGTGGTGAATATGCTGGATCATTTCCGCCAAAATGAATATGCCAAAGGCATAGAACTGGTGGTGAGCGATATTGGTGAAGCCCTGAGCAGCCACTTCCCTTATAAACCGGGTACCGATCGCAATGAGTTACCGGATGATATTGTATTTGGACATTAA
- a CDS encoding TPM domain-containing protein, with protein MTRRILCTLVSLLFLLQLSAQRVLPKPNPQRLVNDAAGLLTPDQVASLERKLVAYDDTTSNQIAIVTVPSLNGLEPVDYATELGREWGIGGREFNNGVIVLISTGQDGEKRKVFIAPGYGLEGALPDIICKRIVEAEMIPNLKAGNYYRAIDEATDAIIKAAAGEYKAPEGYNKRGEEGEGVPVFFIILIVLLVLFVISRGGRGGGGGGGMMSRRGYRGWNSGPPVIFFPGGGGGSGGGWSGGGGGGFGGFGGGSFGGGGAGGDW; from the coding sequence ATGACTAGAAGAATATTATGCACGCTGGTATCTTTGCTGTTCTTATTGCAGCTATCGGCGCAAAGGGTATTGCCCAAGCCCAATCCACAACGCCTGGTCAATGATGCGGCCGGATTATTGACGCCTGACCAGGTAGCCTCCCTGGAAAGAAAACTGGTGGCCTACGATGACACCACATCCAACCAGATCGCTATTGTAACGGTTCCATCCCTTAATGGATTGGAACCCGTTGATTATGCTACAGAACTGGGCAGGGAATGGGGGATAGGCGGCCGGGAATTCAATAACGGGGTGATCGTATTGATCTCTACTGGTCAGGACGGTGAGAAGCGGAAAGTTTTTATTGCGCCGGGTTATGGACTGGAAGGTGCTTTGCCTGATATCATCTGCAAACGTATCGTTGAGGCTGAAATGATCCCCAACCTTAAGGCGGGGAACTACTATCGTGCCATTGATGAAGCTACAGATGCGATCATAAAGGCAGCGGCCGGTGAGTACAAAGCACCAGAAGGGTACAATAAAAGGGGGGAGGAGGGTGAAGGTGTACCTGTATTCTTTATCATCCTGATCGTGCTGCTGGTATTGTTTGTGATCAGCCGAGGCGGACGTGGTGGTGGAGGCGGTGGTGGTATGATGAGCAGGAGGGGATACCGTGGCTGGAATAGTGGCCCTCCCGTTATCTTCTTCCCAGGTGGCGGAGGTGGTAGTGGTGGTGGTTGGTCTGGCGGCGGCGGAGGTGGTTTCGGCGGCTTTGGCGGCGGTAGTTTTGGTGGCGGTGGTGCCGGCGGTGACTGGTAA
- a CDS encoding M1 family metallopeptidase gives MKKGLLSAFCLLSLTAGFAQTPEAEDDSWKSIYRETSSRINDLVHTKLDVKFDYQKSWLYGKAWITLQPHFYATDSLNLDAKGMDIKSVALVKGTSNLPLKYEYDGWNLRVKLNKSYKGGEPYTIYVEYIAKPNEVKVKGSAAISDAKGLYFINPKGEEKNKPTQIWTQGETEATSVWCPTIDRPGQKTTQEIMMTVPDKYVTLSNGKLVAQKKNTDGTRTDHWKMDLPHAPYLFFMGVGDYAVVKDKYKGKEVNYYVEKEYEPVARRIFGHTPEMMSYFSRITGVDYPWVKYSQIVGRDYVSGAMENTTATLHQESAQQDARELVDGNAWEDVIAHELFHHWFGDYVTAESWSNLTVNESFADYSETLWNEYKYGKDAGDATNYSGMQGYLSNPENASKRLARFYYKDKEDMFDAVSYQKGGRILHMMRNYLGDSAFFKGLNNYLTTNKFKAAEAHQLRLAMEEVSGRDMNWFFNQWYFGSGHPKLTIDYAYDDAAGNVKVTIKQTQEGEKAFQLPMAIDIYEGTAKTRHMVWVTTKADSFSFSYKKRPDLVNVDGDKVLLAEKNDNKTLDNYIHQYKYAGNYLDRREAIEFCAKKQDDPKAQALLLAALNDKYHGLRNLTLNRLDMKKAGIRQAAEKSIAELAEKDPKATVKAKAIELLANYDNATYKKIYEKGIKDSSYSIAGASLEGLAVVDNDAAVAATKEMVKQPIKGQLLSAVTSVAAKNGLEEAFDVIGNTFDQLPLSQTKFEMLQPFAELLAKMKNTDKIKKGVDMIIDFREAIPQAYRNQTDSYINNMVLQSILTAKQKDNSPGSQEVAEYIKTKRAEKKAF, from the coding sequence ATGAAAAAAGGACTTTTAAGCGCATTCTGCCTGCTATCCTTAACCGCCGGTTTTGCACAAACACCGGAAGCGGAGGACGATAGCTGGAAATCCATTTACCGGGAAACCAGTTCCCGTATCAACGACCTTGTCCACACCAAACTTGATGTCAAATTCGACTACCAGAAGTCATGGTTGTATGGAAAAGCATGGATCACCCTTCAACCCCATTTTTACGCTACCGATTCCCTTAACCTTGACGCCAAGGGAATGGACATTAAATCCGTAGCGTTGGTTAAGGGCACCAGCAACCTTCCCCTTAAATACGAATATGATGGCTGGAACCTTCGTGTAAAACTGAATAAGAGTTACAAAGGTGGCGAACCATACACCATCTATGTTGAGTATATAGCGAAACCTAACGAAGTGAAGGTGAAAGGAAGTGCTGCCATTTCAGATGCGAAGGGATTGTATTTCATCAATCCGAAAGGAGAGGAAAAAAACAAGCCCACCCAAATCTGGACTCAAGGTGAAACGGAAGCTACCTCTGTTTGGTGCCCCACCATCGACAGGCCGGGTCAAAAGACCACCCAGGAGATCATGATGACGGTTCCTGACAAGTACGTTACACTTAGCAACGGAAAACTGGTCGCCCAGAAGAAGAACACAGATGGCACCCGCACCGATCATTGGAAAATGGACCTTCCCCACGCCCCTTACCTTTTCTTTATGGGTGTAGGCGACTATGCCGTGGTGAAAGACAAGTACAAAGGAAAAGAGGTAAACTATTATGTTGAGAAGGAATACGAACCTGTAGCCAGGAGGATCTTCGGCCATACGCCGGAAATGATGAGCTATTTCTCCCGCATTACCGGGGTTGACTACCCATGGGTGAAATATTCGCAGATCGTCGGCCGAGATTATGTAAGCGGTGCCATGGAGAACACTACCGCCACCCTGCACCAGGAAAGTGCCCAGCAGGATGCACGTGAGCTGGTTGACGGAAACGCATGGGAAGATGTGATTGCCCATGAATTGTTCCATCACTGGTTTGGCGACTATGTAACAGCTGAGAGCTGGAGCAACCTGACGGTAAATGAATCCTTTGCAGACTACAGCGAAACCTTGTGGAATGAATACAAGTACGGCAAGGATGCCGGGGATGCCACCAACTATTCAGGTATGCAGGGTTATCTTTCCAATCCTGAAAATGCCAGCAAGCGCCTGGCCAGATTCTACTACAAGGATAAAGAAGACATGTTTGATGCCGTTAGTTACCAGAAGGGAGGAAGGATCCTCCATATGATGAGGAACTATTTAGGCGACAGTGCATTTTTCAAAGGATTGAACAATTACTTGACCACCAATAAGTTCAAAGCAGCAGAAGCCCACCAATTAAGGCTTGCCATGGAAGAAGTCAGCGGAAGGGACATGAACTGGTTCTTTAACCAATGGTACTTTGGCAGCGGACACCCTAAACTGACCATTGACTATGCCTATGATGATGCAGCAGGAAATGTAAAAGTGACAATCAAACAAACCCAGGAAGGGGAAAAAGCATTCCAGCTTCCCATGGCTATTGACATTTACGAAGGAACAGCCAAAACCCGCCACATGGTTTGGGTAACAACCAAGGCCGACTCCTTCTCCTTCTCTTACAAAAAGCGTCCAGACCTGGTGAATGTGGATGGGGACAAGGTACTGCTGGCAGAGAAGAACGACAATAAGACCCTTGACAACTATATTCACCAGTACAAGTATGCAGGCAATTACCTTGACAGGAGGGAAGCTATTGAATTCTGTGCCAAAAAGCAGGATGACCCCAAAGCACAGGCATTGTTGCTGGCAGCACTGAACGACAAATACCATGGCTTGCGAAACCTCACCCTGAACAGGCTCGACATGAAGAAGGCCGGCATAAGGCAAGCTGCGGAGAAGTCCATTGCAGAACTGGCAGAAAAGGACCCTAAGGCAACCGTGAAAGCCAAGGCAATAGAACTCCTGGCCAACTACGATAATGCAACCTATAAGAAGATCTATGAAAAAGGCATCAAGGATTCTTCCTATTCTATTGCAGGAGCATCCCTGGAAGGCCTTGCCGTGGTTGACAATGATGCCGCCGTTGCAGCAACAAAAGAAATGGTGAAACAGCCCATCAAAGGACAATTGCTGAGTGCTGTCACTTCCGTAGCCGCCAAGAACGGGCTGGAAGAAGCATTCGATGTCATCGGCAATACATTTGACCAACTTCCTTTATCCCAGACAAAGTTTGAAATGCTGCAGCCTTTTGCGGAACTACTGGCAAAAATGAAGAACACTGACAAGATCAAAAAAGGCGTAGACATGATCATTGATTTCAGGGAAGCCATTCCGCAAGCCTATCGCAACCAAACCGATAGCTATATCAACAACATGGTGCTACAAAGCATTTTGACTGCCAAACAGAAGGACAATAGTCCGGGCAGCCAGGAAGTAGCTGAATACATCAAGACCAAAAGAGCGGAAAAGAAAGCATTCTAA
- the truA gene encoding tRNA pseudouridine(38-40) synthase TruA, with the protein MNRYFIEVAYKGAGYSGFQVQENAHTVQAELEKALLVLFREPVSLTGSSRTDAGVHALQNYFHTDTAAALSDRVVYNLNAILPEDLAVNSIRKVHPDAHCRFDAVSREYRYRIYRHKHPFLADRAYFFPYTLDLDRMQEAAGMLMEYEDFTSFSKRNTQVKTFKCRIMESRWEEEEWGLAYYVKGNRFLRGMVRALTATMLRVGRHKLTIDQFRAIIEARDCTKADFAVPPHGLFLEKVNYPEGYFER; encoded by the coding sequence ATGAACAGGTATTTTATTGAAGTTGCGTATAAGGGTGCAGGTTATTCGGGCTTTCAGGTCCAGGAAAATGCCCATACCGTTCAGGCTGAATTAGAAAAGGCATTGCTGGTATTGTTCAGGGAGCCGGTTTCCCTTACCGGCTCGTCCAGGACAGATGCGGGGGTACATGCATTACAAAATTATTTCCATACAGATACTGCGGCGGCCTTATCCGATCGGGTTGTTTACAACCTGAACGCCATCCTGCCTGAAGACCTGGCAGTGAATAGTATCCGGAAAGTGCATCCTGATGCGCATTGCCGTTTTGATGCGGTGAGCAGGGAATACCGTTACCGGATCTACCGGCATAAGCACCCTTTCCTGGCAGACCGTGCTTATTTCTTCCCATATACGCTGGATCTGGACAGGATGCAGGAAGCGGCCGGGATGTTGATGGAGTATGAGGACTTTACAAGTTTCAGCAAACGCAATACGCAGGTGAAGACCTTCAAGTGCCGGATCATGGAAAGCAGGTGGGAGGAGGAAGAGTGGGGGCTTGCGTATTATGTAAAGGGGAACCGTTTCCTGCGTGGGATGGTGAGGGCGCTTACGGCAACTATGTTAAGGGTAGGCCGGCATAAGTTGACTATTGACCAGTTCAGGGCGATCATTGAAGCGAGGGATTGTACGAAAGCTGATTTTGCAGTGCCGCCGCATGGTTTGTTTTTGGAGAAGGTGAACTATCCTGAAGGGTATTTTGAGCGGTAG